A DNA window from Ostrea edulis chromosome 5, xbOstEdul1.1, whole genome shotgun sequence contains the following coding sequences:
- the LOC125650226 gene encoding neuropeptide F receptor-like, with protein MTDNWMLPNLTMDFSISPGNESWNISNWPMDLHFQKSDFEMPNLLRDKGWRIFIIILFGAVIFLGVIENLMVIIVIIINKRLHTVTNIFISTLAFSDIMLCAFNLPFQLHYGLTDYWSFGPVLCQIIIPMFAVPVFMSTLAMLMIAVERYILIVFPFRKRLTIEMAMIIVFFIIIFSVLCSIPIILHTEQSQEVIDLRPFIHDIIEKSFCIENWKWKTSQAYTMFVFVLQFFIPYVIISVLYFQIYKVLKKRPIKRKETRKNYQTTRILIAITTTFTISWLPFQIFSILSYFCPDISTQLGSAYKLTDLILKIIAMSSGCVNPFLYGWLNDKFRQEFGTMLGKRMKKMQVSRNGYFRTSGHTSVDYRSERHCVTENL; from the coding sequence ATGACAGACAACTGGATGCTACCAAATTTGACTATGGATTTCTCCATCTCCCCTGGAAATGAATCCTGGAATATTTCGAACTGGCCTATGGATTTACACTTTCAGAAATCTGACTTTGAGATGCCTAATCTTCTCCGTGATAAGGGCTGGCGGATCTTCATAATAATTCTATTTGGAGCTGTCATCTTCCTGGGGGTTATAGAGAATTTGATGGTGATTATAGTGATCATTATCAACAAAAGACTTCACACTGTCACAAATATCTTTATATCCACACTGGCATTCTCTGACATAATGCTCTGTGCATTTAATCTGCCATTCCAATTGCATTATGGGTTGACCGATTACTGGTCATTTGGGCCAGTTTTGTGCCAGATTATTATTCCAATGTTTGCTGTTCCAGTTTTTATGTCCACCCTTGCTATGCTTATGATTGCTGTTGAAAGATACATTCTGATTGTGTTTCCATTTCGCAAGCGACTGACTATAGAAATGGCCATGAtaattgtattctttataataattttttctgTGCTGTGCTCCATTCCAATCATTCTTCATACAGAACAAAGTCAAGAAGTGATTGACCTTCGACCCTTCATTCATGACATCATCGAAAAAAGTTTCTGCATTGAAAACTGGAAGTGGAAAACGAGTCAAGCATACACAATGTTTGTATTTGTTCTACAGTTCTTCATACCGTATGTCATCATTTCTGTGCTTTATTTCCAAATTTACAAGGTTCTGAAAAAACGTCCAATCAAACGAAAGGAAACTCGCAAGAACTATCAAACAACAAGAATTCTAATAGCAATCACAACAACATTCACAATTTCATGGTTgccttttcaaattttcagcaTACTTTCATACTTTTGTCCAGACATTAGCACCCAACTTGGATCTGCATACAAATTAACCGATTTGATTCTGAAAATCATTGCAATGAGTTCAGGCTGTGTCAACCCTTTTTTGTACGGCTGGTTGAATGACAAATTCCGACAGGAGTTTGGAACAATGTTAGGAAAACGAATGAAGAAGATGCAAGTAAGCAGGAATGGCTACTTTCGAACTTCAGGCCATACCTCAGTTGATTACCGTTCTGAAAGGCACTGTGTGACAGAAAATCTCTGA